A part of Halobacillus shinanisalinarum genomic DNA contains:
- a CDS encoding MarR family winged helix-turn-helix transcriptional regulator, with amino-acid sequence MNNELFNAWINLTKYHDRILKAMDYTLQDQFHLGIKEFYLMYILAKSEQKKMRLSDLVPKVGLSHSALSRLVTRLEQHRGESLVERQTDASDKRSVDIFLMKKGEQVIHEMQMLINDSLQSQMSEKDIQNIKRLVE; translated from the coding sequence ATGAATAATGAGTTGTTTAATGCTTGGATTAATCTGACGAAATATCACGACCGTATACTGAAAGCAATGGATTATACACTTCAAGATCAATTCCATTTAGGAATTAAAGAATTTTACCTTATGTATATCTTGGCAAAATCAGAGCAAAAGAAGATGAGGTTATCAGATTTAGTTCCAAAAGTGGGCCTTAGTCATAGTGCTCTATCACGCTTAGTTACAAGACTGGAACAACATCGAGGCGAGTCGTTAGTTGAACGCCAAACGGATGCAAGTGATAAACGATCTGTTGATATCTTTCTCATGAAAAAAGGAGAACAAGTCATTCATGAGATGCAAATGCTGATTAATGATAGCTTACAGTCTCAAATGAGCGAGAAGGATATACAAAATATTAAAAGGCTTGTTGAATAA
- a CDS encoding DUF4367 domain-containing protein, translating into MKKILYLIILITFTLAGCEDGFVSYEKENVIESLEVLSFEPEIPDKIPFTPTDIKVMVGDLGGKQKSYMAVKFINKKGREITFRAIRHPNGLDFTDETVKIEENLEGRYGDQNDTKLLKWDKDGVYYEVFADSDFTSKKELIKIAEISYKVN; encoded by the coding sequence TTGAAGAAGATCTTATATCTGATAATCTTAATTACGTTTACTTTGGCTGGATGTGAAGATGGCTTTGTTAGTTACGAAAAAGAAAATGTTATTGAATCTTTAGAAGTGCTTTCTTTCGAACCTGAAATTCCAGATAAAATCCCTTTTACTCCCACTGATATTAAAGTAATGGTGGGGGACTTGGGAGGAAAACAAAAGAGCTATATGGCAGTAAAATTCATTAATAAAAAAGGGCGGGAGATAACTTTTAGAGCTATTAGACACCCAAATGGTCTAGATTTCACGGATGAGACTGTGAAGATAGAAGAAAACCTTGAAGGTAGGTATGGCGACCAAAATGACACAAAATTGCTAAAATGGGATAAGGATGGTGTCTACTATGAAGTGTTTGCAGATAGTGACTTCACCTCGAAAAAAGAGCTAATTAAAATCGCTGAAATCTCTTATAAAGTGAATTAA